The proteins below are encoded in one region of Neodiprion virginianus isolate iyNeoVirg1 chromosome 7, iyNeoVirg1.1, whole genome shotgun sequence:
- the LOC124309412 gene encoding LIM domain only protein 7 isoform X3 → MPASQPAASERRTDKMITPEPPKLKTTLKTPPKQATNPLQFVKVGPCALYRTAQEQLQKVEEVKKIKQEVREDPEDWQSNLDNWKSSRRKRQEHIIERVVEVKKLELVEHDRQRRRSKTFSEMMEERGNRGRKMSVGLAVYHEEDANDFSDLGIGTSSGKSSVSGDTHDDAHSVLSDRDSEIEKNHSDVDNAASENGNNRTNATTFENEFHNNRNHNQQEYDSATTATASSPEPEEYTYEGAIRGYVSRVSQNIPRRSLAELDNKVESSSSMSKEKVSKTELSDETKGSPVVKVDILKRREIFEKGSQQSSDGKSSRLSGDFTSSKSIKERLSNLEKQKNDGGSLDKSNKNLNRLSGDMSSIRERLSHLEKKTTEREMKNAKKLVIDSNGELDNVRPLRERLSTLERYSSGDESTITAAGVTVTSRESRHNGDFSVTSIKDRLSALDAARNKEIDKRTVAKHTLAYRDNETRIETSTPSERSSSPDSEYRVPRAPFHRSLDSLDADASSGPDTFERVQSLEELDYTRRYPASSSSTELLNDTDREDSGIHTADVSCSVSQADEPVDDEIVLPVGRQEIIEEKPEPSPNDPETEHTPENVKETHVVQPPTAEPEIIIANNPESATQKETSASLDIVQESNRVTSPVEIPHLSHDRDLLPEVDHTQNEPAKLASAPEAAASEEVPRPLTLTFGKASLTAEEMEILSPLSPTSKQILTLNLSSDEEIVTSSLAFPLGPPTSVEPPKEKPPPPPADLSDEEGLLVEPLRRLNSTRRIKKELRTRRSDFLGIEGGNDEDLERELTIAKPPDMAAILAEERRVEQLHRRSYDTDSNYEQDSSHERDSGVELGHAEDWNKQTISPDMSQHSRQSSEPFGASVTSSEEDEITKKEREIIEVLEKEEQWRYGNTGEANSDIIGEKLAHKLRELEEEKMQLERERAQEVELRRQEDTLRKNEENIRKQEKALRKREADTVRQEETAAAIAEAERRTAETRCVNEQVKAKEEPEEKERWNAETRPRDSEVRLRTIENQIRDQENKALGTDLGDLSCHEDEYASGEVLRVERELLQLEQEELKRQRSNLAYREQKQQKLAEQLREQWKSMQDVVQAPVNTPSIQFKALPPVNYRSSMPNLEDSQRRKLPPPPIPPAKPLRLVEQRQRDVTIRSSRMPSADSIPQQVDASLRHSASATTLSNHAGQQMTRQTLQALSAAPRPRIVQGDQWVQRRKSDVPRGAQDMNYQHWLIQEAEQRRINEQNLRSPRKVQSYVTGTSVPYSMQCASPRVQDNKPLPDSIIQTLTQRVQNRAQEKPLPPRRRLEHSSSHEHISTQHQAQQPLQPQQQRAQQQITTNSAESQEKMLSVSGKKKCSHCGDELGRGAAMIIESLRLFYHMECFKCCVCHVRLGDGRMGTDVRVRNHKLHCHNCYSSDDGVKFSCV, encoded by the exons ATCACTCCGGAACCACCAAAGTTGAAGACGACCCTGAAAACACCTCCGAAGCAAGCCACGAATCCCTTGCAGTTCGTCAAAGTAGGGCCATGTGCACTTTACAGAACGGCGCAGGAACAACTGCAGAAGGTGGAGGaggtgaagaaaataaagCAGGAGGTGCGCGAGGATCCTGAAGATTGGCAATCG AACCTGGACAATTGGAAGAGTAGCCGGAGGAAGCGTCAGGAGCACATCATCGAACGCGTGGTTGAGGTAAAGAAACTCGAACTCGTAGAACACGACAGGCAGCGACGCCGGAGTAAAACGTTCTCGGAGATGATGGAGGAGAGGGGCAATAGAGGAAGGAAAATGAGCGTCGGTCTAGCCGTCTATCACGAGGAAGACGCCAATGATTTTAGTGACCTCGGTATCGGAACCAGCAGTGGAAAAAGTTCCGTCAGCGGCGACACTCACGACGACGCGCACAGCGTGCTT AGCGACAGGGACAGcgagatcgaaaaaaatcactcgGATGTGGACAACGCTGCGAGCGAGAACGGGAACAATCGCACAAACGCGACTACGTTTGAGAACGAATTTCACAACAATCGTAATCACAATCAGCAAGAGTATGACTCGGCGACAACCGCAACCGCGAGTTCTCCTGAGCCTGAGGAGTACACCTACGAAGGTGCGATTCGAGGGTACGTTTCGAGGGTTTCCCAGAATATACCCAGAAGATCTCTGGCCGAGCTGGACAACAAGGTTGAGTCGAGTAGCTCGATGTCGAAAGAAAAGGTTTCCAAAACGGAACTGAGCGACGAGACCAAGGGATCGCCAGTCGTCAAAGTAGACATTCTGAAAAGGCGGGAGATCTTCGAGAAGGGATCGCAGCAGAGTTCCGATGGCAAGTCGAGCAGGCTATCGGGTGACTTTACCAGTTCAAAGTCCATCAAGGAGCGACTGTCGAATTTAGAAAAACAGAAGAACGATGGTGGAAGTCTGGACAAGAGCAACAAGAACTTGAACAGACTTTCCGGCGACATGAGTTCGATCCGCGAGCGACTGTCACACCTTGAGAAAAAGACGACCGAGCGCGAAATGAAGAATGCTAAGAAGTTGGTAATCGATAGCAACGGAGAGTTGGACAACGTTCGCCCTTTGAGGGAAAGACTATCAACCTTGGAGAGGTACTCGAGCGGCGACGAGTCCACCATCACGGCTGCAGGGGTGACAGTAACGAGCCGCGAATCTCGTCATAATGGGGATTTCTCTGTGACATCGATTAAGGATCGTCTCAGCGCACTGGACGCCGCAAGGAACAAGGAGATCGACAAACGTACCGTGGCTAAGCACACCCTGGCCTACAGAGACAATGAGACGAGAATCGAAACGTCGACACCGAGCGAGAGAAGTTCTTCTCCAGATTCCGAATATCGTGTTCCGAGGGCCCCGTTTCATCGCAGCCTCGATTCCCTGGACGCAGACGCATCCAGCGGACCGGACACTTTCGAACGAGTGCAAAGCCTCGAGGAGCTGGACTACACCCGACGTTATCCAGCCTCATCATCGTCCACTGAACTTTTGAACGACACCGATCGCGAGGACTCGGGAATACACACTGCCGACGTGAGCTGCTCGGTCAGTCAAGCCGACGAGCCGGTCGACGATGAAATAGTCCTTCCGGTTGGACGGCAAGAAATAATAGAGGAGAAGCCCGAACCGTCACCAAACGACCCTGAAACCGAACACACGCCGGAAAACGTCAAAGAGACGCACGTTGTGCAGCCTCCGACAGCCGAACCAGAGATAATTATTGCCAACAATCCGGAATCAGCAACACAAAAG GAAACCTCCGCCTCTTTGGATATCGTCCAAGAATCGAACAGAGTCACCTCACCGGTTGAGATACCTCATCTCTCGCACGATCGCGATTTGCTACCGGAAGTTGACCATACGCAGAACGAACCGGCGAAGCTAGCAAGCGCTCCGGAAGCAGCTGCGTCGGAGGAAGTACCGCGACCTCTGACCTTAACGTTTGGCAAGGCATCGCTGACGGCCGAAGAGATGGAAATCCTAAGTCCCTTATCTCCTACGTCAAAGCAG ATTTTGACCCTGAATCTCTCGAGCGACGAGGAAATCGTGACGAGTAGCCTCGCCTTTCCTCTCGGACCACCGACGAGCGTTGAACCTCCGAAAGAAAAGCCACCCCCACCACCGGCGGATCTCAGCGACGAGGAAGGCCTCCTGGTCGAGCCTCTGCGCCGACTGAATTCCACGAGAAGAATCAAAAAAGAGCTGCGCACGAGGCGATCGGACTTTCTAGGGATCGAAGGG GGTAACGATGAGGACTTGGAGCGAGAACTGACTATTGCAAAACCACCGGACATGGCAGCGATTCTTGCCGAGGAAAGACGCGTCGAGCAGCTTCACCGCCGTTCCTACGACACGGACAGCAACTACGAACAGGACTCGAGCCACGAGCGTGACTCCGGAGTCGAACTCGGTCATGCCGAGGATTGGAACAAGCAGACCATAAGCCCCGACATGTCGCAACATAGCCGACAGAGCAGTGAACCCTTCGGCGCCAGTGTGACATCCTCGGAGGAGGATGAGATTACGAAGAAGGAAAGGGAGATCATCGAGGTGCTGGAGAAGGAGGAGCAGTGGAGATACGGTAACACCGGGGAGGCAAACAG TGATATTATAGGCGAGAAGCTGGCCCACAAGCTGCGCGAGCTGGAGGAAGAGAAGATGCAGCTGGAGCGTGAGCGTGCTCAAGAGGTGGAACTCCGCCGTCAGGAAGATACGTTGCGGAAAAATGAAGAGAATATTCGTAAGCAGGAAAAGGCGCTCCGTAAACGGGAAGCGGACACGGTGCGGCAGGAGGAAACTGCGGCCGCTATCGCTGAAGCGGAGCGACGAACGGCTGAGACGCGTTGCGTCAACGAACAGGTCAAAGCCAAGGAAGAACctgaggaaaaagaaaggtgGAACGCTGAAACAAGACCCCGAGACTCTGAGGTACGATTGAGAACGATCGAAAATCAGATACGGGATCAAGAG AACAAGGCGCTGGGAACTGATTTGGGCGATTTGAGTTGCCACGAGGACGAGTATGCTTCTGGG GAAGTACTTCGCGTGGAAAGGGAGCTTCTTCAGCTTGAACAAGAGGAGCTGAAGCGGCAGCGTAGCAACCTGGCATATCGTGAACAAAAGCAGCAGAAGCTCGCGGAGCAGCTGCGGGAGCAGTGGAAATCCATGCAGGACGTTGTGCAGGCACCGGTGAACACTCCGTCTATTCAATTCAAGGCCCTACCACCCGTCAATTACAGGTCCTCTATGCCGAACCTCGAAGATAGTCAGAGGCGAAAACTACCACCACCCCCGATACCACCGGCGAAACCCCTGAGACTGGTGGAACAGAGGCAACGTGACGTTACTATAAG GAGCAGCCGCATGCCGTCGGCAGATTCCATTCCACAACAGGTTGACGCGTCATTGCGTCACAGCGCCTCCGCAACTACTTTGTCGAATCATGCTGGACAGCAGATGACCAGGCAGACCCTGCAGGCTCTCAGCGCGGCGCCGAGGCCTCGCATCGTTCAAGGCGATCAGTGGGTGCAGCGGAGAAAAAGCGACGTCCCGAGAGGTGCCCAGGACATGAATTACCAGCACTGGCTCATCCAG gAGGCCGAACAGCGTCGTATAAACGAACAGAATCTGCGATCACCAAGAAAGGTTCAATCTTACGTTACGGGTACTTCGGTTCCGTACAGTATGCAATGTGCTTCGCCGAGAGTCCAGGACAACAAACCACTACCGGATTCCATAATACAAACGTTGACCCAAAGAGTGCAGAACCGAGCACAAGAGAAACCTCTACCTCCACGACGAAG ATTAGAACACAGCTCGAGCCACGAGCATATATCTACCCAACATCAAGCCCAACAACCGCTTCAGCCTCAGCAGCAAAGAGCTCAGCAACAAATAACGACGAACAGCGCAGAATCCCAAGAAAAGATGCTCAGCGTTAGTGGAAAGAAGAAATGTTCGCACTGTGGTGATGAACTCG GTCGTGGTGCCGCGATGATAATCGAAAGCTTGAGATTATTTTACCACATGGAATGCTTCAAGTGTTGTGTCTGTCACGTCCGTCTTGGCGACGGTCGCATGGGCACCGATGTACGTGTACGGAATCACAAACTCCACTGCCACAACTGCTACTCCAGTGACGATG GTGTCAAATTCAGCTGTGTGTAG